The genomic stretch CCTGGAAGGAATTATTTCGTTTGTGGCCAGGGTGGTTGGGATGCCTCAAACGAGGCCGAGCCTCGGGAGAGAACTGGCACAGGGCGAGGGAACGAGGAGTTGGGGGAGAGGGGTTTGGACAGAGCCAGGACGAGGGTTCAGTTCAAGTCATACTTGGTCACAGAGGAATAAGGTCTGTGCATGCTGCCATCAGAAAGGAGGTTTGGTGCCAAGATGTTGGCTGAGAACACCCATGTCCCCGGCTTTGGATCAGTGCTTGAAGCTTCAGGTCAAAGTGCGCACGTCAGCTCTGAAGGTTCCAAGCAGGTGGGGCAGGACAGTGAGGGGTATCTGCCTGGGGCCGGCTCCGTGTGAACTCTGACCAGACACTAAAAACATCTGAGCTAATTGAAGAGGAACATAAGAAGTTTCCTGCAATCTTTGCCCCTTAAAAAAGGAATGTGTGCTTGTCTATGTGCATGTGCTGTGTCCTGATACATTTAAAGGTGCCTGaactattattataataaaatttcatcTAGCTAGACTCCAACTTTCTGATCTGAAAGTAACTGAAAAGGTaagtaaaaattaactttttaacaataaagaGCAGCTCTGAACGACTTGGCAATAAATGAATGGCTGCAGGGAACCGACGCTTTGAAGACCTGCTCTGATTGGTCAGGTTACCATGAGTGCCCTGCTCACTTGACAAAGTTCACAGAGGCTGGCCTGTGTACAAAAGCTACTCCAGTGTGTTTAATGTAAGCATAGAGTacgctaattttttttaagtattggcACTTGAAAGGTTAACGTCCACTGTCTGAAAATTACTCTCTCTAGAAGAGCACAGGACTCTAGACAGCCAGCCTTTTCTCTGTTGTCCATGTTGCTGCCTCAGACTCTTAAGGCTTCCAAACAAACTGGTCTGTTAGTAGAAAAAGagcctggacttgggtgactttGCCTGGGTTGGAGGGCAGTTAAGAACTGGGGTTTGAGTCAGGTTGAGGTTGAGGCAGTAAGCTCGTGTCCTAGAAGTGGCCGTCCTGCAGGTCGCTGGCCccccagggtggggctggagaatGAGGAAATGTTCCCATAAACAAAAGGGGGAAAGATGAGCAGAACAATTTACTCGAGGGTGGTGCCTGCACATTTAAATGCAGCCTGAGCTTTGTCTGAGCCGTCACTTCTGTCTCCCTCCATGGGAATCTCTTGTGTCCCCTCCAAAGGCACCACATCAGTGAATTAAACCAGTTTTATTCCCACTCTGTTTACATCATAGACTTGAGTCCTTCTGCATGGTGACCTTACAAATTAACTTAGATGTATACAAATTATTTCATCTCATCCCCTGGAAGTTTAAACAGGTGTGATAAACAGCTTATGTTCTGCCTTCAATGAGTGAAGAGGAGTGGTTTGAATAAGCAGGGATGGTTTTTGTTTCTGTACCAGTAAAGCACTCAAACACACtggggagttttgttttttttttttttttttctttgaattggcAGATTGAACCTCACATAGACCTGAAGTCATGGTTTAGAGTAGATAATACTGAGTCCATGAAAACAGGTGTCTCTGTCATAAGGGAAAGTGTGCTTTGTCCTCCATCAAAACACTGTGCACCTGACTCCTGCCACTCAGGAGAAGCACAGACAGGTGGATCCGAATGCAGAAGGACCTCTTACAGCACACCGGGAGGATGGGGAGTCGTGTTGCGTTAGAGCCATGTGAAGGAGCGCGTTGATGCTGAACTGGTAGGGGGGAGGAAAAGCGCTGTTTTCAAGTGGCTAAAGCAAGAAACTGTTCCTCTTCTCTCCGCAGATAGCCCGGGGATCCAGGACATGCCCCAGCGCTAGTGATGCGGTTTGCCTTTCTGCTCCTGGAACCTCATCTGTGCCTCAGACTTTCCCCTCTCAGCCCGAGACTGCATGGAAGTTGGGATGTGGGAAGCAGCAAGCAGAGCTAGTGGTAACTGAGAGGCCCATGTCTGGGTAGAACCAGGTCCAGGACCACAACGCTGCCTCCTCTCTGGCCTGGAGTTCAGCTGCTGTGGCTTTGCCGATGTGCTCAGCACCATCCTTCTATTTGTACTTAAATGGCACAGTATTTGGTCAGCGCATCTGAAAAGGAAGGTGTGAGAGACAAAGCCCATGGCCACGTACCCCTGCCAATTATGTGGCAAGACGTTCCTCACCCTGGAGAAGTTCACTATCCACAATTATTCCCACTCCAGGGAGCGACCCTACAAGTGCTTGCAGCCAGACTGTGGCAAAGCCTTCATTTCCAGATATAAATTAATGAGGTGAGAGGCTTTAGAAAAGGTATGTCCTTTTTAACACATACCTTTAAAAGGCTTTGCTAGCCCTCAGAGCAAACACTGCCAGGGGAAAGGGATGCAGAGTGTGGAGGCATTTCCGCCTTTAAGGCTGTATCCCCAGTGATTACTCTAGTTCTTTCTGTATGACAGTTGTGCTCTGCAGTGTCCAGTTCACTTTTTCAAGAAGTACTTCTTGTGTTCCTACACTAAGCCAGGCCTAAGGACAGAAAGATGAGAAGACACGTGGCTGGGGAGATAGTCATGCAAACACAATTAGGATGCAATCTGACAGAGCTAGGCAGGTGGAGGAAGTTGTTCTCCACGGCCTGATGAGACCTGGGGAGGCAGCTCAGAAAGGTGCCATCTTTAGCTGTGACATAAACAATGAACGGGAGGCAGACAGAGAGGAGGTTCTGGGAAAGCCCTCAGCTTTGGCCTTAAAGCACATGTGGACAGAGGGTGGTGTTGGAAGAGGAACGGGGTGAGGCTCAAAATGTAAGCAAGACGGAAGTGGCTCAAGACAGGCCTTGTCTACTGCCCtaaagggtttgtttttttctcgtAAGTCTAAGAACTGAAAAACCTGATTTGAGTAGGATGTTAGAAAGATGGCTCTGGTAGTAatttggagaagagagaagaggcaaGTGGGCTGATGTGCAGTCTGCTGTAATTGGCCAGGGATTGTATATCGGGGGCTTGTCCAGGTCCTGAGAGTCAGGGTGGAGGAAGGATCACCTCTGAGTGCCAGCTTTCCCAAGTTTTTCAACTTGGGTCTAAAAGCCACCCTAACAGGTGGAATTCTGTTGGGTATACAGATGTTGAGTATGAGCATTTAATCAGATTTTCAAAGGCATCCATGATACGACAAAGGATAAAAACTACTCTTTTAGGAGATAGGTCCATTTAGTCTGAGTTATTTCTTGAGTGCCTATGAGGTACTCACTTCCATGAGGGAAATAAATATTACATGTAGCTTCTGCCTGTAAAGAATTTTTATATCATAGAAAAGACGACGTATACTCAAAATCAGTAAGTTGCACAACACTCTGACAGTGAAGGCCATGTGCTGTGTACGTGGTACCCTTAGAGCTGTACGCACAGAACTCCCAATCATACATGCCTCTTTTGAGACTTGACATCCGAAAATACGTCTCTTGCCTCTAGTCTTCATGAAATAAACTTTAACTTTTAAACTACATATAAATGCATAGGTGAGAGTCAGAATTTAGCAAGAATTTCCATTTGAGTGGTATGAGCACAAACCACATTATTATTAGATCCTGGAGTGCCCCTTTAGGAAAgcacttgagagagagagagagagataagttATGTTCCTGGCCCTTAAGAGTAGCACTGTTAtagaaaatgtaatataataaggtgattttttaaaataagcctaTAAATGCTTAAAATCAAATGTGTCCTGTACACCAGCCAATCTCAAGTTGCCATAAACGTTAagtattgagtgcctactgtgtgcaccAATTTTGTTGCAAAGGCTTCCTGTTTTGCAACAAGGTTCTTATGTGTACACAGTAATTATCCTTGCTTGAACACCAAAAGCAGCGTTAGCTGCAGTTAAGCCACAATGAGGATATTATAACTGTAGGTAAAGACTGAAACACATATAGGAGATGAATACTTGGAAGAGACAGTGGAGCTAACAGATTATTGGAATGGCAGGAATTAGGTGGGATTACTGTGGTAAACCGCACTGAAGATGGTATCTTAAGCAATATTTAGGAGGTGGTGGTTCTGAGCAAGGGAAGCAGCTTGTTCAGCTAAGGGTGTGAAGTGAGGTAAAAAAGGGAAGCAGTGTACTTTGTGCAAGAACCGCCTtccctgcctcagcagccgttTCTTGCCTCTGGCCTGAAGCAGTGATCTGATAAAGAATAGAAGAGTGAGGTGGCAGGATGCTTTAgggtctttttgggttttttttttttttttttaaagggtagcATCCATCCATTTCCCTCAGTTGCAACTTAAGCTCCACTTTATAAGCAGAGATTGAAGAAGAAAATAACCAACTTGCTTAACTAGGAAAGAGAACATGGGACCTAATGCAGCAAACGATGAAAGCAGTCAGATGGAGACGGCAAAGGGCAGGAATAGATGACTTGGCAAGGCAGACAGAGTCCCTGGTTGGTTGGGAGTCTTCCTGTCAGCAGTTACCCCAGAGAAATTCTCAGATCATTGACATGGTCCAGGTGACACCCAAAGGTGGTGTTATTTGGTGCTGACCATAGGCCAGACTGAAACTGGTGGCTTCTTGGGTCATGAGGTAAGAAGAGAAGCTGAGGGAGGGAAACAAGATGAGGAAGTAATTTCAGCTATAAGATGACCACATGCTGGATTGGGACTGCTGCCTGAGCAAGTGAGGGATAAATTAAAAGGAGAAGACTTGGATGCCAGGCAAAGGAAAGAGTCAGAATACTCAGAGCGATGGGAACTGGTGAAATGTGAAGAGCGGTGTTACGACTGCTCAGGTGCGAGCGGTGTCAGCCTCTGCCCATCTCACGGACGTACAAGATCAGGGCAGGATGGCGTGGGTGGGAAAGGCCAGGTCCAGAGCTGTAAACTTGGCATTGATCTACACTTGTGTGATAAATGCAATCTAATCAGATAAGAACCTGCCGCAAAGAAACAGGAGGAGAGAGGCAAGAATAGAAGATCCAGAACAGAGCTTTGGGGTCCTAGTCACGCGAGTGCTGGACCAAATAGAAAGAATATTGTCTAAATGCCAAATTTATAAACCAGTCCCTTCTCGCATCTATTCCAGATGCTGTATCTGTGAATATCTCGTGGGAGAACATGGTTATTTGCCCTCTAGCAGGCTGTAGAAACCCTTTCTATAACCTGACCGCATTTAAATACATCCAGAACTCAGACCAGCACCACTTCAGATCCCCCAGATACTCACTGCATTGGCCTCTGTTCCTCAGTGTTGTTTGTACCTGTCTTAGCTGTTGCCTTACAAACAGGTAAGACAGGTACAAAGCACGTGGTGTCCTGGAGGAGCAGCTTAGTCCTAGAAAAAGTCCTTTTGCCAATGAAATTACCAATGACCTTTAGGAAGCGAGTTGAAAGTGTCTAAGAGGGATTTGAAGAACTGGAGACACATCTGAAATGACAGCCAATAGGAGAGTATTAACTGGAAGAATCCAAAACTTAAGCGTAATCTCATGGGAGGCAAGAGGCTAAGGCTCAGAACAGGTAGTGAGATTGGCCTTCTGGGTCCAATTAGACACTTTCTCTGAGGTTAAGGATAGACTTTTTAGCGTTATATCTATGGCCTGAACTTTTTGTCTCAGTCAGGACCAAGCAGGAATTGTATTAGGAGCAAGAACAGTAACAATGGTGGGGGTGGTGATGGGGGTGTGGGATTCTGTATAGAAGGCAAATTGGATCACTTTTGGAAATTCAGAAATTTTCAAAGAGTATAGGACGGTCATTTATACACCTCcctgaaaagtattttttatgatcttatatttaaaaatatttgtatacttGTATTTGTTTAGAAATCTGTATATACAAGGAAAATATGTTCTCAAAGTACATTCCTTATAGGTGTGAAAATTGCATCATGTAGGCCTTTTTTATACAAAGGTTATGTGTAAaatctggaaaatacagaaaagtattttttaaaactaaaatatacaTACCACCACCTAGAGAGaactactgttaacattttactgTTGTCGCTACACCTTTCTTCGGCTCTTACAAAGCTGGGTCTGTTGTGGCATGTTTCCCTCTGCTCCTAGGCACATGGCTACCCACTCACCCCAGAAGTCCCACCAGTGCGCTCACTGTGAGAAGACCTTCAACCGGAAAGACCACCTGAAAAACCACCTCCAAACACACGACCCCAACAAAATGGCCTTTGGGTGTGAGGAGTGTGGGAAGAAGTACAACACCATGCTGGGCTACAAGAGGCACCTGGCCCTCCACGCGGCCAGCAGCGGCGACCTCACCTGCGGGGTCTGTGCCCTGGAGCTGGGGAGCACAGAGGTGCTGCTGGACCACCTCAAAGCCCACGCCGAGGAGAAGCCCCCTAGTGGAACCAAGGAAAAGAAGCACCAGTGCGACCACTGTGAAAGATGCTTCTACACCCGGAAAGACGTGCGGCGCCACCTGGTGGTCCACACAGGCTGCAAGGACTTCCTGTGTCAGTTCTGCGCACAGAGATTTGGGCGCAAAGACCACCTCACACGACATACCAAGAAGACACACTCACAGGAGCTGATGAAGGAGAGTCTGCAGTCTGGAGACCTTCTGAGCACCTTCCACTCCATCTCTCCCCAGTTTCAACTGAAGGCTGCCCCGCTGTCTCCTTTCCCTTTAGGAGCTCCTGCACAGAACGGGCTTGCAAGTAGCTTGCCAGCTGAGGTACACAGCCACACCCACAATCCCCCGGAGCCAACCTCCCAGCCTGTACCGGCGCTGCCAGAGCTCCTGGCCCCCCTGCCCCCCGTGGCCTCTCCCAGctctccccccccacccctccagaaTCACAAGTACAACACCAGTTCTACCTCGTACTCCCCACTTGCAAGCCTGCCCCTCAAAGCAGATACTAAAGGATTCTGCAATACCAATTTGCTTGAGGACTTGCCTCTGCAAGAGCCTCAGTCACCTCACAAGCTCAGCCCAGGTTTTGATCTGGCCAAGGGAGGTGCTGGTAAAGTCAGCCTGCCCAAGGAGCTGCCTGCAGACGCTGTGAACCTAACAATACCTGCCTCTTTGGACCTTTCCCCCCTGTTGGGCTTCTGGCAGCTGCCCCCTCCTGCTACCCAAAATGCCTTTGGGAATAGCACTCTcaccctggggcctggggagtcCCTGCCCCACAGGCTAAGCTGTCTGGGGCAGCAGCAACAAGATCCCTCACTAGCCATGAGCACTATGAGCCTGGgccagctccccctcccccccatcccCCATGTGTTCCCGGCTGGCACTGGCTCAGCCATCCTGCCTCATTTCCACCATGCATTCAGATGACTGGTTTTGAAAGCTTACCTTTCTCATTCTGGAAGATGTTTTAAGAAGCATTTTAAATATCAGTTATGCTACAAGGAAAGATTTGGAAAACAGGACTGGACTATGGCTTATTCAGTGATAACTGGCTTGAGCGAAGAGAGTTCTCGAACTGCATGTATTGTGCCAATCTGTCCTGAGTGTTCATGCTTTGTACCAAATTTAATAAGCAAGTATTCTTTAATGGAACTGCAATTGTCATAACCGACATCCATACGAGGGCTGCTATATATAGGTGTTTGTCAAATTGAATTTAATCGTAAGCCATGATCATAATAATGTTAACTAAATAACTTTATGTGGCACTGCCTAGTAAGGGAACTATGGAAAGGTTCGGATTTCTCCAAAatgggagaatttttaaaataagaaaataacctTTATATTGCATATTATAACTAGGCTGTGTATTTCTTTTCAGGGATTTTTCTACCTTCAGGGTTGGATGTAGTTTAGTTACTATTGCCATAGCCAACCTATAGTTTTACAGAAACAATTTCTTGTGGAATAATAGAcgtctccattttaaaaaagcattttaaatgtaGTTTGAATATTTTCCACAGGATGCTACAATGTGAGTTATCATTTACTTCATTTATCTTAAAGACTAAACTGATTGTCAGTTACgtgtgacagaaaaaaaaatcactgtgtaaCCAGGTTAAGTGGTAAAATAATCCAGGCGTCAGTCAAAACAAGCATTTTACTGACTTTAatattgattatatttttaacagGAATTTAAGAATATTActggaattaaaaatatatatatatatatattaaacaagAATTTCCTTTGCTCTGTCTGGCTTAAAATACTACTCTGCTTAAGTATTTTTAATCACCAATAagtaattgcattttaaaattcatcatttaAGTCAATATTAGTTTTATTcaaaaaagataacattttacAATGTAACTATAATCTCTCTCTTGAATTTGGTAtctaatgagtttttaaaatacaaaacctaacctttttttaaagctcctttGTCTTTTGTGTTTAGAGGCTTTCTATATGAAGATATATCTTACATATAATAAACGCTACAAATTCTGCATATGGCTTGACTGGTTCTTATGTACAGCCACGCCGTGGAACTGTCCACACTGAGATGTAAAACATTTCCAGCTCCTTGGctggctccctcctgccccctcctggTCATTACATCCCCTACAGAAACTGCAATTCTGACCATTCAATATCTCTTAGAAACTTACCTTTTTTCTGGGTAAAATCATAATGATTTAAGGTAGACGCTTACATGCTTCCATTAAATTCACGGTGCTAAGAACTTACTTCTAAATTATGAATCCTTCCAGAGTGACATGCCATTTATTCCGGATGTACAGGTCAGAATACTAGCTACTGAAGTCTAGTCTACATGGGCTGCCATGATCCAGTTTCACAGTGGTGTTTACCATTAATTTCTAGTTCAAATAGAAATTAGT from Camelus bactrianus isolate YW-2024 breed Bactrian camel chromosome 8, ASM4877302v1, whole genome shotgun sequence encodes the following:
- the PLAGL1 gene encoding zinc finger protein PLAGL1 isoform X2, translated to MATHSPQKSHQCAHCEKTFNRKDHLKNHLQTHDPNKMAFGCEECGKKYNTMLGYKRHLALHAASSGDLTCGVCALELGSTEVLLDHLKAHAEEKPPSGTKEKKHQCDHCERCFYTRKDVRRHLVVHTGCKDFLCQFCAQRFGRKDHLTRHTKKTHSQELMKESLQSGDLLSTFHSISPQFQLKAAPLSPFPLGAPAQNGLASSLPAEVHSHTHNPPEPTSQPVPALPELLAPLPPVASPSSPPPPLQNHKYNTSSTSYSPLASLPLKADTKGFCNTNLLEDLPLQEPQSPHKLSPGFDLAKGGAGKVSLPKELPADAVNLTIPASLDLSPLLGFWQLPPPATQNAFGNSTLTLGPGESLPHRLSCLGQQQQDPSLAMSTMSLGQLPLPPIPHVFPAGTGSAILPHFHHAFR
- the PLAGL1 gene encoding zinc finger protein PLAGL1 isoform X1 — protein: MATYPCQLCGKTFLTLEKFTIHNYSHSRERPYKCLQPDCGKAFISRYKLMRHMATHSPQKSHQCAHCEKTFNRKDHLKNHLQTHDPNKMAFGCEECGKKYNTMLGYKRHLALHAASSGDLTCGVCALELGSTEVLLDHLKAHAEEKPPSGTKEKKHQCDHCERCFYTRKDVRRHLVVHTGCKDFLCQFCAQRFGRKDHLTRHTKKTHSQELMKESLQSGDLLSTFHSISPQFQLKAAPLSPFPLGAPAQNGLASSLPAEVHSHTHNPPEPTSQPVPALPELLAPLPPVASPSSPPPPLQNHKYNTSSTSYSPLASLPLKADTKGFCNTNLLEDLPLQEPQSPHKLSPGFDLAKGGAGKVSLPKELPADAVNLTIPASLDLSPLLGFWQLPPPATQNAFGNSTLTLGPGESLPHRLSCLGQQQQDPSLAMSTMSLGQLPLPPIPHVFPAGTGSAILPHFHHAFR